The Anaeromyxobacter sp. Fw109-5 genomic interval CGAGCGCCCAGGCGAGCGCGGCGAGCGGCGCCGCGACGGCGAGCTTGCCCGCGAGCACCCACGGCGTGGGCTGCGGCGGGGGCAGCACGCCCCGCCAGAACCAGATCACGAACCCGAGGAACAGGAGGGCGACGAGGAGCGCCGCGCCGCGGACCGGGGCGCCGCTCCAGAGCTGGCCCGCGCCGCCTCCCACGATCGACAGGATGCGCGTGGAGAGGGCCCGCGCCCTCGCGTGGCGGCGGACCTGCGCCTCCTTGCGGAGCCGGTCGCGCGCGTCGACCAGGCCCCGGCGCTCGAAGGCGTTCACGCACTGGCCGCAGCGGACCTCGGACGCGGGACCGCAGCGGAGGCACGCCGGGCCGCCGCAGCCCTCGCACGCGAACGCGGGCCGCAGCCGGGTCGCGAGCCCGGCGAGCAGCCACAGGCCGGCGAGCACCGCCGCCCCGACCCACGGCAGCGCGCCGCGCGGCAGCGCCCCGGCCAGCCGCGCCTCCGTCCAGCCGCGCACCCGCTCCGCGGTCCCATCCGCGCGCGCGAGCGCGGCGAGGCGCGCCTCTGGCACCGGCAGATCGACGAGCCAGCGGTTCGGGGAGAAGTCGTCGTCGGAGCCCCGCGCGCGCAGGAACTCGCCGGCCTGCTCCTCCGCCCTGGCGCGCGAGGCCGCGCTCCGCTCCATGTCGGAGGCGCGCAGGTAGAGCTTCGAGAGGCCGTAGTTCGCCGCCCCGAGCACGAGCGGATCGCCGGCGGCGCGGTCGCTGGCGGCGAGGTACGCGGCGCGCGCTCCTTCCAGATCGCCCTCCAGCAGGAGGGCGTTCCCCTCGTTCACGGAGAGCTCCGGGAAGCGTTCGTCCGCCTCCGCGGCGGCGCGGTAGTGACGCAGGGCCGCCTCGAGATCGCCGCGCCGCTTGGCCGCCCTGCCGAGCGCGGCGTGGAGCGCGGCCGGGGGCGGCCCGGCCTCGGCGGCGGCCTCGAGCGCGGCGACGTCCGCGTCGGCCGCGGCGCCGTGCTCCACCGCGTGGATCCGCTCCGCGAGCGTGCCGCTCCAGGCGGTGAGCCGCGCCGCGGTGCCCGCGGCCCAGGGCACCGCCAGCAGCGCGGCGAGGGCCCCCGCCACCACCGCGCGCTCGGCGCGCGAGAGATACGGCGCCGACGCGAGCGCCAGCACCGCCAGCGAGACGAACGGCCCGAGGCCGAACGCGAACGGCAGCGCGAGGAGCACCACGGCGAGGAACGCCGCCTGGACGCGCGCGGTGCCGCGCACGAGCGGGAGGTGGTGGAAGTCGTGCACGAGGAGCGGCAGCCGGCGCCCGAGGAGGAGCACGACGATGGCGGCGGACGCCGTGACGAGGGCGGCCAGCGCGGCGGCGAGCACGTCCGCCACGAAGGCGCGGCGCGTCTGGGGATCGCGCGTTGCGGCGGACGCGGCGGCGCTCAGCGAGGCGAGCACCGGCCCCGGCGTACCGGGCGCCTCGGCGAGCCGGACGTGGGCGAGCCCGAGGTGCGCGTCGGGCAGATCCGGCGCGAGCGCCACGGCGAGCTCCGCGTGCGCGACCGCGGCGGCGGTGAGGCCGGCGTCGAGCGCGCGCGAGGCGGCCCGCCCCTCGACCACCGCGAGCGCGAAGAGGTTCTCGACGCCGAGCTCGCTGCGGGCGGCGAGGAGCGCCTGCGCCGCGGCGTCCGCGCGCGCGGGATCCCCGTCGCGGAGCGCGGCGCGGCGCTCCTCCCACCGGCGCACGAGCTGCGCGTAGGTGGTCGAGACCGGCACGATGCGGCGGGCCCCCTCGGCGCGCGGGAGCTCCGGCGTCCCTGGAGCTCGCTCCGCGGCGGTCGAGGTCGAGGTCCCTCGACTCGGCGTCTCCGCCGTCGCGGGGACGCTACGCTCGGGATGACCGGCCTCGGGCAGTCCGGCCGGAGGCGGAACCGGCGCCGGGGCTTCCTCGACCGGCTCCTCCCCCTCCACCACCAGGCGCGGCGCGGCGACCTGCGCGCCCGAGACGACGGGCGCGGCCAGCGAGAGGAGCGCGAGGAGGAGGGTGTGCGATCCGCGGTGGGCCACGCGAGAACGGGATGCTAGCACGCCCGCTCCTGGGCTAAGAACACGCGACCATGTCGCGCGCGACCGATGCCATCGAACGTCTCCTCGGGATCATGCAGCGGCTCCGCGGCCCCGGCGGCTGCCCGTGGGACCGCGAGCAGACGCTGCGGAGCCTGCGCCCCTACGTGCTCGAGGAGACGTACGAGGTGCTCGAGGCCATCGACGCCGGGGACGCGCGGGAGCACTGTGAGGAGCTCGGCGACCTCCTGCTCCAGATCGTGTTCCAGGCGCAGCTCACCCGGGAGGCCGGACAGTTCGACTTCGCCGACGTCGCGAACGCCATCTCGAACAAGCTCGTGTCGCGCCATCCGCACGTCTT includes:
- a CDS encoding M48 family metallopeptidase; translated protein: MAHRGSHTLLLALLSLAAPVVSGAQVAAPRLVVEGEEPVEEAPAPVPPPAGLPEAGHPERSVPATAETPSRGTSTSTAAERAPGTPELPRAEGARRIVPVSTTYAQLVRRWEERRAALRDGDPARADAAAQALLAARSELGVENLFALAVVEGRAASRALDAGLTAAAVAHAELAVALAPDLPDAHLGLAHVRLAEAPGTPGPVLASLSAAASAATRDPQTRRAFVADVLAAALAALVTASAAIVVLLLGRRLPLLVHDFHHLPLVRGTARVQAAFLAVVLLALPFAFGLGPFVSLAVLALASAPYLSRAERAVVAGALAALLAVPWAAGTAARLTAWSGTLAERIHAVEHGAAADADVAALEAAAEAGPPPAALHAALGRAAKRRGDLEAALRHYRAAAEADERFPELSVNEGNALLLEGDLEGARAAYLAASDRAAGDPLVLGAANYGLSKLYLRASDMERSAASRARAEEQAGEFLRARGSDDDFSPNRWLVDLPVPEARLAALARADGTAERVRGWTEARLAGALPRGALPWVGAAVLAGLWLLAGLATRLRPAFACEGCGGPACLRCGPASEVRCGQCVNAFERRGLVDARDRLRKEAQVRRHARARALSTRILSIVGGGAGQLWSGAPVRGAALLVALLFLGFVIWFWRGVLPPPQPTPWVLAGKLAVAAPLAALAWALAVRDAFRRTR